A region of the Emcibacteraceae bacterium genome:
GGATTCCATGGGCAAAAAGTTCAAAATTCAACATATCACAGTGGGCATGCCCAGGAATATAATCAGGACCGATTTGTCCCGCATCTCCAAAGAATGAATAATTTTCACCTTCAAATCTGAAATATCCACTTTCAGGCAAATCTGTCATACCCGTTTCTAAATTTGAAACTTCTCCTAGTCCCATTGAATGATATACGATTAGAAGTTCATCTAATTTTGGCGAAATTCCATAAGCCGCATCATTGAAAAGGGGCGGATTTCCGTCTGGTCTGGTCATATAAATCAGCCACTGAACAGCATTTTTGGCCGCTAATTGCCAAGTCGTCGGAATTTCCATATTATTCAGTTTCAGCAATTGAATTATATCGAGAAGATCTTCTGTCAAGGTAGCATGATATGTAGTACTGAGTTCAAAATGAGCGCCATCTTTTAAAAACTGTTCAGGAATTTGTTCCTGAAGAATTCTATATCCTTGCTGATACCAATTATCGGCCTCTTTTCCTTCAAAAAATAAACCTGAAAATATAAGTGCCTTGGCATTTGCAAAAAGATGGTTGCCTAGGAGATGGAATTCAAGTGTCCCGATTAAATATCTTGTTTGTATCGCCAGACTTTGAATCGCCTGATCATATAATTTATTCCCTGATAGATTCCATTTAATCCAATTAACAATTCGTAGAGAAATTGGGTAAGGCTCCCATCCATTTCCTTTCCCTGGGGGGTTTTGCTCAATCCATAAATTAATTAAAGTCTGTTTTAAACTATTTGGAGTTTCGTCATTTAAAAGGCCATCAAAATAATGAAGGTTATAAAGCCAGAGCTTAGGAATATTATGGTCGTTCCATCCTTCAGGAAAAGAAAGTTTTTTAGTTAAATTTAAAATATTATAATTGCTTCCCGGAATAAAAACTCTATGTTTTTTAATAATCTTATGTCCATAAGGAGAAGAAATTTGGTAGCTCGGCGCTGAAGAAGCATCAACTTTTACACTAAATAACCTTCTTGTAAAACGATTGATTAACTGTATTAGTTTTAAATGTCGCAAGGTATAAAAATAAAGCATAGATGCCATTTTTACATTCACCATTCAGTTTCTTAAATTAGAATTATTAGAATGCGTACTTAATTTCCACTTTAGAGTTTCATCCATAATTAGAAAATTTCTTAAGCGCCTTATCAATATATTTTTCTAGTCTGCGATTAACGATAAAGTATTGTTTCCCCTCATCTTCTTTTTGAGCCTCTAATACAACTTCATTATTTAGGAGTTGTATGCTACTATTTACTATAAATTCAGGCATTTGACGCTCCATGCTATTTCTCATTTCACCTATTGAAGAGAATTTCTTTGCCTCGATGTTTCGTCTTTTAATGATATCTCCTGTATCAATACTCTTGTCCATTAAATGCGTTGTCAAGCCGATATTATTAAAATCCCCCCTTAATATAGGCCATTGAACAACATCCATTCCTCGATATATTGGTAAAATACCCATATGACAGTTAATTACACCACGCCCAGAATGTTTTATTATATTCTCTCTTATTAGACCACCACCAGTAAAGATTATACAATTTGGTTGCCTCTCTTTAATAAAATTTTCTGCCTGTAAGTTATTAATATCTGATGTCTTTATTAAATCAATGTTTCTTTCCTGACAAAATTCAGGAATAGAAACAAAATTCATACTATTTTTCTGCATATAAGTAATAATATTATCATTATTAGTAGTTGGATTCTCAGCACTCTTTAAAATCAACTTACGGTATATTTTACGAATTAGCCTTACTCCATCACGACTAATTTCACTCTTTATTCTTTTCAAATTTAAAATCTTATTAAGTATTACACCTTGTATTTTTATATCATTACGTTCCAACAAATATAATACCGATAATGTATATCTGCTGTAAGGATTTGGAGAAATTACAACTATTTTATGCTTCATTACTAAACTCTACATACCTACTCGGGTTTGAAACTACCGTTACAATAATTTTTCTTAAATTTTGCTGCTTCCAATTTTTCGATGAAAATTTTACATTAAGACTATCATATCCATTACAAGTAGCATTAAATAACAATATATCATTGTAGTCGTACGCATAAATAGCCAAAAGGCAAACCATTCGCTCTAGGCACAATTGAGCATTTTCAGCGCTCCCAAATCGCTTACAACTTATCTTCCATAAATTAGGTCTATTAATTTCGATATACCGCCTTACTTTTTCAAGCCACTCAGATAATGGAAAATTTTCATTCGATTGAGTGAAAGATAAAGTACTCACCAGCTTCTCAAAAAGATCCTGATTAAATTCTTCAATTTTAGAGGGAGGATTATTTATCCTCTTATTATAGTCAAAGTCTTCCCGTTTCTGTAACGGCTCCCCCAATTGAATATTATTTAGCCATTTATTGATTAAATTCGTAATTTCATCCATTTTCATTAATCCGCAAGCGAACATTCATAACTTTTCCCATCTTTATTTTTTATGGCTTCGCATGAAATATAAAACTTATCTGCACTTTGTTTACCATTAGCAAATGAAATCACTGCAAACTTACAATATCCCAAAGGCAATCCGTCATGAGGAAATGATGCTATTTTCTCCCAGTTTTTCAGGTCGTAAGATCGATATAAATGAACGAAATTAGAATGGACACCATCACCGATTTCAACTGTGGTCTGTGCTAAATGTATATCTCCAGGAAATGACTTAATATACCAGACTGGCCCATCGAAAGGTTGCGTAACTTTTATACTATTATCTTTTCTATCCAGAGTTACTAAATGACTGGTCTCTAATTGCGAGTCCATAATCCAAACTACTTTTTCTTTTGTAAAAAATAAATTGACCGTTCTCCAAATCTGACTTCCGTCACCATGCACTACTTTATTCTTGAAAGTAGAATCCGTAAATTCAAATAAATAACATTCACCTTGAAAATCACCAGTTGCAACCCAAAGATGATCTGTATATGGGTCATGATACACTCCATGTATATGTCTTATACCCTCGATCTCGCAAATTGTTTTCAAGTTTTTCCACCATCTTTCGATATATAAATTGGTACTGGAAGTCGCTCTGAGTTACTTCCATATTCACCAAGAATAAATGTGTTAGGCGCCAAACTTTCAATGCTCATATGCATTACAGTATTGCAGTTCCTGAGCTTGTGCGTTCTTTCTATTTTTTGTGATGCTAGTGTATAACAATAAATATTTGACCTATATGTGATAACAATAGAAGACCTATCTTTTGCTAATCTAATTGAAGATTTATCCAACCTCAATATACGCCTGAATATTCTTATATAACCTAAAGCTCTATAGTAAAATGGCAAAGGAAGTTCAACATAATGAGCTTCTTTACCAATTTTAATGAATATCTTATTAAATTTACTATAGATCATTACCTGATCATCCGCATGATGGATGATTTCAGCATTTTTTATTTGTTTCAGTTTCATATTCTAAAGTTCATTCTATTGAATCTTTTTAGTCCAAACTCTAATCCATGCATCAAGAAATAAAAACTGGTATATTTTAAATGCATTGTTCTTTTTATTGTCAAAATGGTCCATGATAATAGAGTGGACAATATCAAGATTCAAAAAATCACCTAGTTGCCCTTTTGATAAAATTTCCCAAGTTTTGGCAAATCCCAGCCTATTAATTCTTTCATCTAGAGGGGGATTAAATCCCGCTTTTGGCCTAGATACTAACTCATTAGGAATTTCTTTTTTCAATATTTTCTGCAAAACACATTTCTGCTTTGTTTTATTAATTAATTCATTGTCCGGTAAGGAAATACCTGACTGATATACCTCCAAATCCAGTAATGGAACCCGCATTTCCACACTAGCTAACATACTTGATTTATCCGCTACTAATAAATTATGAGCCAGAACACATGAAAAATCTAGCAACAATGCTTTCTTTAAAGGAGTTATTTTATTTTCTTGAAAGAAATAATTATTTACATATTTCTCGAAACCATCCTGTAAATCTTTATTTTTTATAAGGCCACGAATTTCATTTGACGAGAAAAAACCTATAAGATGGATATATCCAAGATTAAAAGACTTTTCCAATAAAAAGCTTTTTAATCTATCAACTTTCTTTTCATATTTTTTAAGAATGGAAATAAAAGGTGTGGCAGCCAATAATAAATACTTAATACCCTTAAATAAAAAATGATATTTTGCTAATAAGTGTCTTGGATAACCTGCAAATGCCTCATCCCCACCCATACCACTCATTACAACCTTATATCCTTTCTCGCGGGCTTTCTTACATAATCTCTCTGAAGCTATAAATGTGTAATCTGATATTGGCTCTTCAACCATTTTAGCAATGTGTTCAATTTCTTTTAAGAAGTTTTCTGGAGCACTGTCAGCTGATTTAACCATTTCCAAATCTAGGTTTAACTTATCTGCAATTTTTGTTGCATAGAATTTATCATCTGCCATCCCAGACTCTAGTATTTCTTTCTTACTACTTTCGAAAAACAGACACTTAGTATCTTTGCCAAGGAAACGTGCCAAAACGCTCGAATCCAGTCCACCGCTATATAATAAGGCAACTGGAACATCTGCCATCGATTGATCAATTGTTGCATGCTTAATTTTTTCATCAACAGCATCCATATCGCAATTATCAGCTATAGTTGGCTTGTAATATTCAGTTTGTGTTATATTGCCACTTTGATTAAACTCTAAGTATGTTCCCGGCTTTACCTTATTCACATCTTCAAAGCCAGTTCTAGGTTCAAACAAATAAGCCATATTAATATACTGGCAAATATCAGCAGGCGATATTTTCTGCTTAACTTTGGAAAATTTAAATAATGCTTTCAGCTCTGAAGCAAAAAAGAAATTATTATTTCTATCTAAAAAATAATAAACGGGTTTAACACCAATCTGATCTCTGACTAAATAGGCTTTATTAACAACTTTATCAATTATGAAGGCGGAAAATATACCATTAAATTTTTTTAAACATTCAATTCCATAAAATTTATATGCTTGAATAAATACTTCCGTATCAGAATTAGTTACAAATGTAATTCCCTGCTTAATTAGTTCATTCTTAAGAATACGATAATTATAAATTTCGCCATTAAAAATGATAATATATTGCTCATTATCGATGCAAAATGGTTGATTTGATCTAGGGTCAAGATCAAGTATGCTGAGACGAAGATGCCCAATTCCCATCTTCATCTGTCCAAAATTCAATAACTTTTTTTGTTGATTATCAGGCCCCCTATGTATCATCGCCTCAATGGCACACTCTAACTCTTTTTCGTAATCTTGACGGGAGATGTATCCTACTATACCACACATTATCGAACTCTATTAAAATATGTAATAGGCAACTTAAAAAAACAATCCTTTATAAAATTGCATGATAAATAATTTATATTATAGGAATACAGCATTATATTTTAACTTTACAAATTGCCCTGATATTCTTTATAAGAAAATCTACAAAACTCAATTAATAGACCTATAAAACTTCCCAGAAGCAAGCCTATAACAAAAATTAATGCCTTATTAGGACTAACCGGTAAATCTGATTCTGTAGCTGGGTCAATAATTGACAACGAGTAATCATCGCGGGTTTTCGCCAACAATCGTGTTTTGAGCTCCTCTTGTATTAGATCGAAGAAAATATTCTTTATTTCTGCAACATTAGTTTCAAGTAGCTGAGTTTGAAGATATTTGATTCTAGAATCCGATTTCTCTATATCTTGATTTCTTTTAAAAGCATTAATATCATTAATGAACATTTCAAGCCATTGTCGTGAAAGTTTAGGTGAAGGCGATTTAAATGAAATCTCTATTATTCCTGTTTTAGGATCTGTAACAATGGATAATCTGCCTCTAAATTCATCGTATACTTCTTCTGAGGTCGGAATTCTATTTTTCTTAAGTTCTGCTATATTCCATTCCTCTTTTTCCAAAAGATATATGTCGGGATCATAAATAAGTTCATCCGTACGTTGATCCCACCCTTTTATAGCCATAAGTGGGATTTTTAGTTTATGCCGTTCAACAAAATCCAAAATAAACTTTCTCGACTGAAGTATTTCAAGCACTAAATCTATTTCCATTACCGAACCTGGACTTGCTGTTACTCCTGTAATTGATGCAATACTATCGTTGATACTAGATCTCTGGCTGTCATTATTATCTGTTGGTGCAACCACTACTGTTGACTGATATTTATTTGGCAATAAGAGAATAATGCAAAAAGCGAGTAAGCAACCAACTAACGCAGAAATTATAATAGTTAACTTACCGGCCCAAAATAATTTGATTAAATCAAACAAATTCATTCTCACATCTTTCATATGTATTTTGTGGCCATATTAATATTTTCATCAGCAAATTAATATAAATTATAACTTTTTTAGGTTAAAACCTATAACACAATATATTAGTATTGCAAGTAAGAGAGCAAATCTTTATTAGCGAAAGATAATTATATGAATTTCATCCAATGGAACCTAAATGAGTGATATAAAGAGCAAATTTGGATTATACTTAGGTTCATTTATTGCCCAGTTCCCGTCTTTAATTTTATTACTTTTCATTGTTAGAAATTCTTCGGTAGAAGATATTGCACAGCTTGCGATTATTGACGGAATAATATTATTTCTTCCATTTTTTCTCACTTTGGCAAGCGAAAGATCCTCCGTAATAGCATTTTATGAAAAATCTTCATATTCCGGATTAAATTTATTCGCTTCAGGAGTAGTAATTGTTATTATCTCGTCACTGTCCATTCTTATTTTAAGTATTTTAGTTCAATGGGTTTCAGGAAATTTACAATTATTTTGGTTGTCGTTGATGGTAATAGCCGCATGTGCAAGTACTGGGCTTTATAATATTCAAATCCAACGTAATCTTGTACTTGAAAATTATTCTGCACTTACTAAAACACAATTCAAACGCGGAATTGGCATTATCATTTGCGCCTTAATATTCATAAATATAGACTTTAATTCTGTTTTAATTTATCCATTATCACTCTTTATTGGCAGCATATTTGCGGTTTACGATAGCCTTCCTGAATCTTTAGAAAATTGGAAAGTCAAAAGCCTAAGAGTACATATTAAGTATCTTTACAGAATGAGTAGAGTTGCATTGATTGTAATATTTTTATCTTATATTTTAGCCAACATCGGCCGCCTTTCATTGGAATATTATGATAAAACTCAAGACTTAGCTATTTTGCTCATATATATAAAGAATTCCCTATTAACAACCGTGGTAATGATGCCATTCGCAACTTTTTTAAAGCCGAAAATCCTTAAAGAATACAAACAATCTCGAAAAAGATTGCCAGCGAGTTGGGTCCAGATTTTATTCTTTAGTACTTTTGTTTCTGTAGGTGCTATTTCTTTTTTCAATGTGCTTTGGTCGGCATGGGGATTAGCGGAAATAAAACCCGATTATTTTAGTTTCTCTATATGCTTAGCTGGCTCTACTGCTTTGTGGTTAATGAGTTCCAGCATAGATTTATATTTTGACCATTCAAACCTTCTATCGAAAAAAATAATGATTTACAGCTTGCCAATTTTCTCCCTAATTGTTTTGTTTTTAATTTTTGGTTCTCTATTCAATTATCGTAGCGTGATTGTTGCAATTTCTGTGGGACAATTTTCAATACTTACACTAGGGATTTTTTTAGCATTTAATTTTAGTCAAATTATTAAGCAATACTTATTCTTAGTAAGCGTCCTAGGATCAATACTTGTTTTTGGAAAAATATTTGAAAGATTATCCACATCATATTCAGAATCAATCTATTTCCATGCCGCATCAATAGTATTTACATTAATCTGTGCAATCAATTCACTTTTCTATCTATTTAAATACCGCAATGCGTAAAATAACTAAAACCATATAAATAGCTCTTCCTGTTTTAATCACTTTCCCAAAAACCTTTCTCAGCCATAACGATTAAAAACCAAAGCAGCGGAAATGCAAAAGAGAAAGACTGAGCTGTAAAAGCAAAGACCAAAAACTTTACCAGTGCAGGCACATTCTTATTTACATATAAAGGGAAAAAAAGCAGAATATAAAATATCAAATAAAAATAACCAAAAATCAATAACCCCATACCTAATGTACTCGGCATATTAATGTCTGGTGCCACTAATTCAAAATTAATATCAAAAGTATAACCGTAAAATATTGAATCGGTAATCATTTTAAGGCTGTTTAAATCAACGTTCCCTAAAGCTACTCCAAAAGGATTATTTGCTAACGATACAAAACCTGCCGTTATAGAATAAATTCTAACGAAAAGTGAACCTTGATAGAGAATTTTCTCAGGGGATGACGCAATTATAGTCATCAAATTTACTGCCCTATATTTATCCAGATCAAAGTAATTAATTGAAAAATAAAAAGCTATAAACACCGTTCCAACAATAATTATTCTATAAATATTTAATCTTTTAATCCCTTCATATAAAAATAGGGTTGCTATCATTATGATTCCTGTTGAAGCCTTGGTTAGAGCGATACAAATTCCTATAAAGAAATTCAAAATATGAATAGCTTTCGTTCTAACAAAAACATTTGAATAACAAATAATTACGAGAAAAGTAAATAATACAAAGGCAGTGAAAGAGGGCTCCGTGGTAAGTGCACTTATACCTCGAACCCCGCTAATATCCTTAATTTTTACATCACGGACTAATATCCCGGAGAATTGAGAGTAAAAAGCTGGGAAAATAAATTGAAACAATGAAAAAGATATATAGACAATAGCATATTTTTTAACACTCAGAATAATTTCCTTATTTAAAGTATTATATATAAAAACATAGATTATCAATGCATAGGGAAAGGCTAATATTTTAAAAACTATTTTGTTTTCTTCCTTAATAAATAAAGCCCAGGTAATTGCAAAAATTGAGAAGCAAAAAAGAAATATTGCATTTCTATTGATTTCTAATGTTTTAATATTTGCCACTAAATATGAAAGTGCAAAAATTCCGGCAAACGGTTGAATATCAATATTTAGGGGCAACCCCATATTAAGATATGGTAAAAATATAAAAAAATATGTGATATTAATAAGCAGTTTAATTACATTTTTCCTTATTACTTATAGCAATTAATTCATCCAAATTCTTATCAAATACTTCTATATCAGTAATAATCCCGTTATTCTTTCTAAAATTTTCCAATGCTAAATTATGTCGTTTTATAAGTTCATTAAGTGAATAGATTTTATCTGCCAAAAGAGGAATAGAAGTGATAATTTCTATTCCTTCCGGAATAAAATCACTTTCCGTATTTTGATAACTATTAAATTCAGGGACAAAAACTATAAAAGGTAAATTTGTATATAACAGGTCACTTATAACGCCGGATGGATATGTAATTGCAAGGTCAAAACTACTACAGAAAACAGAAAAATCCTGCTTATATGATCTGATATAATATGCTTCTGGAATTATATGTTCATATTTTTCATTATCTCTAGGATGTAATTTAACTGAAATATCTATATTTGAATTTTTTAATTGTTTTTGCAGCTCCTTTAAAAACTTAGCATTCACATCCGATTCAACACCTGTAAATATACATAGTCTTATGATTTTATTTTCATAAGAAGCTGAATTGTCTTTATTAAAGTTACATATACCCTGTATAGTACCAATATATTTAATTTTTGCGGTTTCACTCGGCCAACACTTTTTAAATGCCTCTTGGACCTTTGGTGTTTCGCATATAAAAAAATCTGAGCAAATAGGTATGGGTAAATTAAAGAAAGCTTGCTGGCACCATTGAAGTTGAATAGACACCATCTTAAAATTTCTAGCCAATTTAGCGTCTATGTATGCCTGAACGGATTTTTGTTCTAGACTAATGAGCATTTTAGACTGCACAAGCTTTAAAATTGAGCATATTTGATGTTGGTAAATTTCAATACTTGATTTTAGTACTAACGTTTCCAATATTGCTTGTGTGAAATTTATTTTTACATTCTTGTATATGAATTCACTACTTTTAGACATAAATATCTCAACGAATGTATTTTTGTATATTCTAAGAGTTTCTAGAAAACTTGTATAAAGCCCTGTGACAATATGTATATTATTTCTATTCATTGTGTTTTCTTTTAGAAAACTAAATGCTCCCGTATCAGTATAGGTAGAACCAATTATTATTAATATTCTTTTCTCAGTTAAACTTAGATAAGGTAGAATTGTAATAGCCTGACCAACTGTCCTAACAATGAAGACGTGTTCAAATATTTTACCTTCAACGCAATTATGATCTACTTTTCTTTTTATACTTCCTTTTATATCCACTGCTAACCTAACAAGAAAAACTGCCCATAATCTCAAAGGATTAAAAATACCAACCTGCAATGGAAACTTTAACTTACCCTTCGTATAAGTTACTTTATTTTCTTTCAGATAATTCTCAATATACGGCAATAAAACAGAATGACGGTCATATAATCTAACACCGGAAGATTCATATTCTGCTAAATAATGATTTGATGTTCTAAAGTTCCACAATAATGATGAAGGCAATCGGAAAATAACATTTTTTCGTCCTTTTAATGTTAGAACTGTATCAATTCCATGTAGATAGCCAGCAATTGGTCTGAGTGAACTTTGATAAAAACTGTTTGCGTATCCAAATAAAAATTGTTTTTTTTCGCTTTTATTCTTAAACCACTCTGCAAATTCAGATGTTAACATAGCATTATCCACATCTATAAAATCTGCTTTAATTGTTTCGCCTTTATGAGTTGGGCAAAACAAGTCTGTTAAGATAACATCTCCCTCTTTCACAACACGCAATGTCTTAGAAATATCATCAGATGTTAGAGCAAGATAAACTGAACAAGTCAACTTCAACTCCTTAATTTCTTTAAATTTCGGCCCACTACCACGCAAAAGGCAGATACCATAACTTGCTTACGCTAAATTGTGAATTTTTCTCAGCATTTGAATTACAGAACGAGCAACTACTACATTCCCCCAAACATTATAATGGGAATCTATAGGATCAAGACATAGATCAATTCCTTCATCCTTAATCAATTTTTCTGCATCTATGCAATAAATATTATTAGATAAAAATTTAACTTTACATTTCAAGAAAATATTTAATTCATCAATAAACACTTGGCAGTGAGGATTCTCTGAAGCATGTTGTTTCATAATTGGCGGTGTTGTTAAAACGATCAAATTACAACAGAATTTCAATACTTCTCTAATTGAAGATTCTATGTCTTCTGTCGTTTTCCAAGGTCGCCAGTAAATATACTTTTGCCAAAAACCTTTAATCTGTCTTACACAGACTCTAAAAAACTTCATTGGAAAGTTCTGTGCAGTTGATAACATATAAGGTAGTGTCCTAGGAAAAATATCAACAATTCCAGCTCCTATGACAATAGTGTCATATCTTATATTCTCATTTTTAATTATTTCTGCACAATCCACGAAAGTCCTATAAGTTTTAAAATTATATTCACAGTTTATTCCATCAAGATTCAACTCAGATTTCACGATTGCCGGCCACGTTTCTTTTAGTAAAACTTTCTGAGACGAAAACAGCCTTGGAGCACCATAACTATCTCCAATTAAAAGAATATTTCCCATTAAAACAGATATTTCCTATTTGATATTCAATAATTAGCAATTTTATTATATACTTTACAATGATCTAAATGCTCTTGAAGAGTACAAAAATTTTCTGTCTCATTTAATAAAAAGTCCTGAACTTGCCTATATAAACCAGGCTTAAATAATATATCTAAAGAATTATCTATAGTTAGTTCATCAATTTCTATTGAACCTAATTTCTGAATTTGTAGCTTTTCAATCGGCCTAAAGATTAATCTATGCTTTCTTGTCAACATTTCCACTCCCCATCGACCTGGAGCATTCCAATTTCCAGTATATGAAAATAGAGCGCCATCAGCTGTTTCTCCTGCTCCTGAATATATTGCACTTCTACTATGCCATGGTGTATTACCTTTAGTAAAACAGACTATTTCTTGCGGCCTTCCTCCTAAATAGAAAGCCAAATCTAATACATGAGTTGTATTTCCCAGAAACCAATTCTCTTTAACTCCTTCTGCTTTTATTAAAGGTTCAATGGTATGAGCCCATTCAGTTACTTCAAATGTAAAGTTTTCAACACCACCATCTTCTTTAATTATTTTCTGTGCCTCAAGTACTGAACTATAAAACCTTCTATTATAAGCAATATATACCTTTGCCTCACATTCATTAACTTCTTGAGTAAGTGAATTAATTTCTTCAATGTTTAATCCACCAGGCTTTTCTAATAATATGTGCTTAATGCCAGCCCTGATTAAACTTTTAGTCGTAGAGGCTAACTGTTCTATACCTACACTCACTATAGCTGAATTTGGGACCGGCTCATCTCTTAAAAGAAATTCATCTATCCCACCACAGATAACCCTCTTTCCAGTTTCACGCTCAAATTTTAAGGCTGATTCCTTGCTTCTTCCAATAACAAGATAATCTCTATTCAAGGCTGTTAAAACCTTACTATAGTCAATAGCCATAGTTCCAGCACCAACCAATAATGTCATTTTTAACCTTTCTACAAAAACTCTTTAAATACACTTCAACCAGTTAGGTCTATTATATAAAGATTATGTGGATTTTTTTTTATAAATACTTCTGAAGTAGTTACGACCCGGCTCTTCAA
Encoded here:
- a CDS encoding alginate lyase family protein, whose translation is MVNVKMASMLYFYTLRHLKLIQLINRFTRRLFSVKVDASSAPSYQISSPYGHKIIKKHRVFIPGSNYNILNLTKKLSFPEGWNDHNIPKLWLYNLHYFDGLLNDETPNSLKQTLINLWIEQNPPGKGNGWEPYPISLRIVNWIKWNLSGNKLYDQAIQSLAIQTRYLIGTLEFHLLGNHLFANAKALIFSGLFFEGKEADNWYQQGYRILQEQIPEQFLKDGAHFELSTTYHATLTEDLLDIIQLLKLNNMEIPTTWQLAAKNAVQWLIYMTRPDGNPPLFNDAAYGISPKLDELLIVYHSMGLGEVSNLETGMTDLPESGYFRFEGENYSFFGDAGQIGPDYIPGHAHCDMLNFELFAHGIPIIVDTGTSTYELGERRNLERSTVSHNTVQIDNFEQSEIWGAFRVARRARIIKREVNNYNVSAEYFIYKSKKIRHKREFYFDKGFVKLIDKVQNSNIATARIHFHPNILVSIEENVINAGPIKIEFEGDISINIKEYEYAPKFNNLIPAKVLEITFIKQLTTKISI
- a CDS encoding formyltransferase family protein, which gives rise to MKHKIVVISPNPYSRYTLSVLYLLERNDIKIQGVILNKILNLKRIKSEISRDGVRLIRKIYRKLILKSAENPTTNNDNIITYMQKNSMNFVSIPEFCQERNIDLIKTSDINNLQAENFIKERQPNCIIFTGGGLIRENIIKHSGRGVINCHMGILPIYRGMDVVQWPILRGDFNNIGLTTHLMDKSIDTGDIIKRRNIEAKKFSSIGEMRNSMERQMPEFIVNSSIQLLNNEVVLEAQKEDEGKQYFIVNRRLEKYIDKALKKFSNYG
- the asnB gene encoding asparagine synthase (glutamine-hydrolyzing), producing MCGIVGYISRQDYEKELECAIEAMIHRGPDNQQKKLLNFGQMKMGIGHLRLSILDLDPRSNQPFCIDNEQYIIIFNGEIYNYRILKNELIKQGITFVTNSDTEVFIQAYKFYGIECLKKFNGIFSAFIIDKVVNKAYLVRDQIGVKPVYYFLDRNNNFFFASELKALFKFSKVKQKISPADICQYINMAYLFEPRTGFEDVNKVKPGTYLEFNQSGNITQTEYYKPTIADNCDMDAVDEKIKHATIDQSMADVPVALLYSGGLDSSVLARFLGKDTKCLFFESSKKEILESGMADDKFYATKIADKLNLDLEMVKSADSAPENFLKEIEHIAKMVEEPISDYTFIASERLCKKAREKGYKVVMSGMGGDEAFAGYPRHLLAKYHFLFKGIKYLLLAATPFISILKKYEKKVDRLKSFLLEKSFNLGYIHLIGFFSSNEIRGLIKNKDLQDGFEKYVNNYFFQENKITPLKKALLLDFSCVLAHNLLVADKSSMLASVEMRVPLLDLEVYQSGISLPDNELINKTKQKCVLQKILKKEIPNELVSRPKAGFNPPLDERINRLGFAKTWEILSKGQLGDFLNLDIVHSIIMDHFDNKKNNAFKIYQFLFLDAWIRVWTKKIQ
- a CDS encoding Wzz/FepE/Etk N-terminal domain-containing protein; translated protein: MKDVRMNLFDLIKLFWAGKLTIIISALVGCLLAFCIILLLPNKYQSTVVVAPTDNNDSQRSSINDSIASITGVTASPGSVMEIDLVLEILQSRKFILDFVERHKLKIPLMAIKGWDQRTDELIYDPDIYLLEKEEWNIAELKKNRIPTSEEVYDEFRGRLSIVTDPKTGIIEISFKSPSPKLSRQWLEMFINDINAFKRNQDIEKSDSRIKYLQTQLLETNVAEIKNIFFDLIQEELKTRLLAKTRDDYSLSIIDPATESDLPVSPNKALIFVIGLLLGSFIGLLIEFCRFSYKEYQGNL
- a CDS encoding Gfo/Idh/MocA family oxidoreductase, coding for MTLLVGAGTMAIDYSKVLTALNRDYLVIGRSKESALKFERETGKRVICGGIDEFLLRDEPVPNSAIVSVGIEQLASTTKSLIRAGIKHILLEKPGGLNIEEINSLTQEVNECEAKVYIAYNRRFYSSVLEAQKIIKEDGGVENFTFEVTEWAHTIEPLIKAEGVKENWFLGNTTHVLDLAFYLGGRPQEIVCFTKGNTPWHSRSAIYSGAGETADGALFSYTGNWNAPGRWGVEMLTRKHRLIFRPIEKLQIQKLGSIEIDELTIDNSLDILFKPGLYRQVQDFLLNETENFCTLQEHLDHCKVYNKIANY